The Salvelinus alpinus chromosome 35, SLU_Salpinus.1, whole genome shotgun sequence genome window below encodes:
- the LOC139564192 gene encoding mediator of DNA damage checkpoint protein 1-like isoform X3 has translation MEATQLIDDSILEESEEEDGEMRKEKRGEPLAKLRVLKNEHISETELPLYQGENVLGRNPNSCSLPLVARSVSKQHTVISISMFHGNRCHGNVAAMETEAFVWDLGSMNGTRKGRTKLTPHVRYALTEGECVVIADIPCQYVSVDQRGGQGHMQNPINAHSGRGRRTGPDRKAQFRGSPIGHGLGRKTGTPKTERPTEGRGVNGEMGAPSLTELGGKGQTRAIPLLLEQTPTQPERTLVPESESDSDGDREGRRDKRGKYFVSDSDSHMSSPTCSTFLSPTNKVIPESEDDRPITHSSAKNRPKKVVSFSEEESDMDGPRKHPRRRRAQVIVDDSEEEGKEGTEALGEKETGKRTRGKEDVSLVNQVSQVERDRLTPSAPMSEVKFNMDSDTDVEGEEEMGLSAPVNSVTPPDATEPPTTDSDPGQIHMDSDTDVEEGDTMDGDSKLMLTAADVERKPVDSVPVVQQTEIHLDSDTDVDDDVVVSDSATNVTSFVSDPVEKPDGSGPAVPPVEFHLDTDTDVEEEDTDIHSKTVPESDSSGIRTGIAGHQEILLDSDTDEEDNPFAPPASSRTAELLNPPTSVGPAAAAPLEIRSDSDTDLEEDATQTMNLPPPNVAMVTEDAVLASRQAVLPSPTTTITGAVTTTIALRSQDSDADTDAEEERLEPKPPRCRPPAGMVPESDLSEPSDFRMDSDTEQDGPGEAGQGHTGGRLREGAAGPGLLPLGGSPGLHQKCSTPLASSVQEEMETQAFLSPSDPFRHPALPPVLRPTAALSCSASDSQEDDDFVVAETQSFVLEAQNQGHQSSLPVEPTLDATQPYGLEPSLGEDQEEQPSRGSFHLGLSDSSHLQARDQASESTQAFSFPDGDSDLEASQTYGSGGGSEEPGLRSAVFGRNRQVDFVLEATQAYAAQPCSDTEEEDEEETPTTSNVDTTETLPMSAYGEEEEDLVGAMPSTPIRRGRSGGARDREEEEQETQTGDVLINQYLSTAQTLDIVQESDDEEEAKPDSPRGRGRSQEQTVDEEETQTVCSYLSTAETQPMFTAAAAEDNDDNEEEELKPPSPRRRARSQRGRVEEEETPPSEFLTSSHISTAETQPMGTCDTEEEKEEDTKDKGRAQRGRGKESEAGTSGVSSRGRRGARGGEEEEEGAETPKTQTRGKGKAVNTAGGRGRRGKVLSEEGESEKEEEVEVVEQGRRRRKSVKQQKEGEKERLEEGIEKERQEQAEKERLQKEKVESERVMKEQQESERMEQELKEQYERLERERVERRETERMEREEREQEERERLERERKEREEQESREREALERERVEREEKERIEGEQAENERLEKERKEILEKEKMEREEMKKQERERLKKNKEEKERLDREMKERDLKEKLEREKKEREKREAKEKEKEIIKEQQVKEQGEKQTKKDNENEPKTCTRGRRAITRRTVTVPPTTEPQPELDILSSQPEPVPASITRSRSNSVSSERSTSNIGTQGRKTTSTTEPAPGPDNPTRNSTRRRTLVGTVVAPPTALEVTVQDILSSEQFVARRTRSRSSSTNSHSSLNSEVSTCIAASMSSQSKGRGGGRRKTGTESVSPSNRQSEQPPAPKPPARGRRSQKVEDYGPQPEINEKADSQEAGGTTRGQKKTDKTNEPDPVVADEETTPAQVTEDSPAPRGNGRGRGRGGQKDNTPESTTTTAGGDTPSEEGVESKTGGRKKGLEEEQENSGFKVPRRKAKVQREGRRRAAEEGEKEENPASTPAKRGRASTAQVKKIAEEESMEGQSEKMEEAGTVQRKVRGRQSTVQIKKEEESVLDSNSVVPQTPTGKGRGKRRAPVESSPFAKTPRSASPLSSLSSPGTLGRARASTQSYKVLFTGVVDEEGGKVVSRLGGSLAKGVADMTHLVTDRIRRTVKFLCAVARGVPVVTTDWLDKVPGEGQGAGEQVQLLSGGITKDRQHPTSTTGI, from the exons ATGGAGGCAACACAGCTGATCGATGACTCAATATTGGAAGAgtcagaggaggaggatggagagatgcgAAAAGAGAAGCGAGGAGAGCCACTGGCCAAACTCAGGGTGTTAAAAAATGAACACATCTCAGAGACTG agTTGCCTCTCTACCAGGGAGAGAATGTGTTGGGTCGAAACCCAAACTCCTGCTCCCTGCCCCTCGTGGCCCGCTCCGTATCCAAGCAACACACCGTCATCTCCATCTCAATGTTTCACGGCAACCGTTGTCATGGCAACGTTGCCGCCATGGAGACAGAGGCTTTCGTGTGGGACCTGGGGAGCATGAATGGGACAAGGAAGGGCCGGACCAAACTGACCCCTCACGTCCGCTACGCTCTGACCGAGGGAGAGTGTGTGGTAATAGCTGACATCCCCTGCCAGTATGTCTCTGTGGACCAGAGGGGGGGACAGGGGCACATGCAGAACCCGATCAACGCACACTCTGGAAggggaaggaggacagggccagACAGGAAGGCCCAGTTCAGAGGAAGCCCTATTGGCCATGGTCTGGGACGAAAGACTGGCACACCGAAGACTGAGAGACCGACTGAGGGTAGAGGAGTCAATGGAGAGATGGGGGCACCATCGTTGACTGAGCTGGGTGGAAAGGGTCAAACTCGGGCCATACCCCTGTTGTTGGAACAAACCCCCACACAGCCTGAGAGGACACTGGTGCCTGAATCTGAGTCTGACTCCGACGGAGAtcgagagggacggagagacaaACGGGGAAAGTACTTTG TCTCTGATTCTGACTCCCACATGTCCAGTCCCACCTGTTCTACATTCCTCAGTCCTACAAACAAAGTCATTCCAGAGAG TGAGGACGACCGCCCCATCACTCACTCCTCTGCTAAAAACAGACCCAAGAAAGTAGTGAGCTTCAGTGAGGAGGAGAGCGACATGGATGGACCGAGAAAGCATCCCAGGAGAAGAAGAGCACAAGTGATAGTGGACGACAgcgaggaggaggggaaggaaggCACAGAGGCACTAGGAGAGAAGGAAACTGGGAAAAGGACAAGAGGAAAGGAAGATGTGTCACTGGTGAACCAGGTCAGTCAAGTTGAGAGAGATAGATTAACCCCCTCTGCACCGATGTCAGAGGTCAAGTTTAACATGGACAGTGACACagacgtagagggagaggaggagatggggctgTCTGCACCTGTAAACAGTGTTACGCCACCAGACGCAACAGAACCTCCTACTACAGACTCTGACCCAGGCCAGATCCACATGGACAGTGATACTGATGTCGAGGAAGGAGATACTATGGACGGTGACTCTAAGTTAATGCTAACTGCAGCCGATGTGGAGAGGAAACCAGTAGATTCTGTCCCAGTGGTGCAGCAAACAGAGATACACCTGGACAGTGATACAGACgtggatgatgatgttgttgtgTCGGACAGTGCTACCAATGTTACCTCCTTCGTATCCGATCCGGTTGAGAAACCAGACGGTTCTGGCCCTGCAGTGCCGCCCGTAGAATTCCACCTAGACACTGACACAGATGTGGAAGAGGAGGACACAGACATACATTCCAAAACAGTTCCAGAATCAGATTCTAGTGGGATCAGAACAGGGATTGCTGGTCACCAGGAGATCCTTTTGGACAGTGATACTGATGAAGAAGACAACCCTTTTGCCCCTCCGGCCAGCAGCAGAACAGCGGAGCTCCTTAATCCACCCACCAGTGTAGGACCTGCAGCTGCTGCTCCTCTGGAGATCAGGTCTGACAGCGACACAGACTTAGAGGAAGACGCCACACAGACCATGAACCTTCCTCCTCCTAATGTCGCCATGGTAACGGAGGACGCGGTGTTAGCGTCGCGACAGGCCGTGCTTCCATCACCCACAACAACGATAACCGGTGCTGTTACCACGACAATCGCTCTCAGGTCTCAGGACTCTGATGCTGACACAGATGCTGAGGAGGAGAGGTTGGAGCCCAAACCCCCCCGGTGTCGGCCCCCAGCAGGGATGGTCCCGGAGTCGGACCTCAGTGAGCCCAGTGACTTCAGGATGGACAGTGATACGGAGCAGGATGGACCAGGGGAGGCAGGCCAGGGACACACTGGAGGTCGGCTCAGAGAGGGGGCAGCTGGCCCCGGGCTGCTCCCCCTGGGGGGTTCCCCTGGCCTTCATCAGAAGTGCTCCACCCCTTTGGCATCGTCAGTacaggaggagatggagactCAGGCCTTCCTCAGTCCCTCTGACCCCTTCAGAC ACCCAGCTCTCCCTCCTGTGCTGAGGCCTACAGCAGCATTGTCCTGCTCTGCATCAGACAGCCAGGAGGACGATGACTTTGTGGTGGCCGAAACCCAGTCATTTGTGTTGGAGGCCCAGAACCAGGGCCATCAGAGCAGCCTTCCAGTGGAACCAACCCTGGATGCTACGCAGCCCTACGGTCTGGAGCCTTCCTTGGGGGAGGACCAGGAGGAGCAGCCCAGCCGAGGCTCCTTCCATCTGGGTCTGTCAGACAGCAGCCACCTCCAGGCCAGGGACCAGGCCTCAGAGAGCACCCAGGCATTCAGCTTCCCAGATGGGGATTCTGACCTGGAGGCCTCCCAGACCTATGGATCTGGAGGGGGGAGCGAGGAGCCTGGCCTGAGGTCTGCGGTGTTCGGGAGGAACAGGCAGGTGGACTTTGTCCTGGAGGCAACACAGGCTTATGCTGCCCAGCCTTGCAGTGACacagaggaggaagatgaagaggagaCCCCCACCACGTCTAATGTTGATACGACTGAAACCCTGCCCATGTCTGCCtatggggaagaggaggaagatttGGTTGGGGCCATGCCCTCAACCCCAATAAGGAGAGGGAGATCTGGAGGAGcgagggacagagaggaagaggagcaggagaCCCAGACTGGTGACGTGCTGATCAACCAATACCTCTCCACGGCTCAAACTCTGGACATAGTCCAGGAGAGTGATGATGAGGAAGAAGCCAAACCAGACTCACCCAGAGGAAGAGGACGGTCCCAAGAACAGACAGTAGACGAGGAAGAGACACAGACTGTCTGCTCCTACCTCTCCACTGCTGAAACCCAGCCCAtgtttactgctgctgctgctgaggatAATGATGATAATGAGGAGGAAGAACTCAAACCTCCATCACCCAGAAGGAGGGCAAGGTCCCAGAGAGGGAGagtagaagaggaggagacacCACCTAGTGAGTTCCTCACCAGCTCCCACATCTCCACCGCTGAAACTCAGCCTATGGGTACTTGTGAcactgaggaagagaaggaggaggacacCAAAGATAAAGGACGGGCTCAGAGAGGGCGGGGGAAAGAGTCGGAGGCTGGGACAAGCGGTGTCAGCAGTAGAGGTAGAAGAGgagctagaggaggagaggaagaagaggagggtgcTGAGACTCCAAAGACACAGACAAGAGGGAAGGGGAAGGCTGTGAACACCGcaggaggcagagggaggagagggaaggtgctgtctgaggagggagagagtgagaaagaagaAGAGGTGGAGGTGGTTGAGCAAGGGAGAAGACGAAGAAAGAGTGTGAAAcaacagaaagagggagaaaaagaaagaCTTGAAGAGGGAATAGAAAAGGAAAGACAAGAACAAGCTGAGAAGGAACGGTTGCAGAAGGAAAAAGTAGAATCAGAAAGGGTTATGAAGGAACAACAGGAGAGCGAAAGGATGGAGCAGGAACTTAAAGAACAATATGAgagattagagagggagagagtggaaagACGAGAAAcagaaaggatggagagagaggaaagggaacagGAGGAAAGAGAGCGGCTTGAGAGGGAAAGGAAGGAACGAGAAGAGCAAGAAAGCAGGGAAAGGGAAGCGCTTGAGCGAGAGAGggtggaaagagaggagaaagagagaatagagggagaacaAGCAGAAAATGAAAGATTGGAGAAAGAGCGTAAAGAGATATTGGAGAAGGAAAAAATGGAAAGAGAAGAGATGAAAAAACAGGAGCGAGAACGACTGAAGAAGAACAAGGAAGAGAAGGAGCGATTAGACAGGGAAATGAAGGAAAGAGACCTGAAAGAAAAactggagagggagaagaaggaaAGAGAAAAGAGGGAAGCCAAGGAGAAAGAAAAGGAGATTATTAAAGAACAACAAGTGAAGGAACAAGGagaaaaacaaacaaagaaaGACAACGAAAATGAGCCAAAAACATGCACTAGAGGTCGCAGAGCAATCACCAGGAGAACCGTCACGGTTCCACCCACAACTGAACCACAACCTGAACTTGATATTCTGTCCAGCCAACCAGAACCAGTCCCAGCTAGTATAACTAGGTCTCGCTCCAACTCTGTCAGCTCTGAGAGATCCACCTCCAACATAGGTACCCAGGGGAGGAAGACCACCAGCACCACAGAGCCAGCCCCTGGTCCAGACAACCCCACCCGCAACAGCACCAGGAGACGGACATTGGTCGGGACGGTTGTGGCTCCCCCTACTGCTTTGGAGGTCACAGTGCAGGACATTCTCTCCAGCGAACAGTTTGTTGCCAGGAGAACCCGCTCTCGCTCCAGCTCCACCAACTCCCACAGCTCCCTCAACTCAGAGGTCTCCACCTGTATCGCGGCTAGCATGAGCTCTCAGAgcaaagggaggggaggagggaggaggaagactggAACAGAGTCTGTCTCTCCCAGTAACAGGCAGAGTGAGCAGCCTCCAGCCCCCAAGCCCCCAGCCAGAGGCAGGAGAAGCCAGAAAGTAGAGGATTATGGTCCACAGCCTGAGATTAATGAGAAGGCTGATTCTCAAGAGGCTGGTGGTACCACTAGAGGGCAGAAGAAAACAGACAAAACCAATGAGCCAGACCCTGTAGTAGCAGATGAAGAAACCACTCCAGCCCAGGTAACCGAGGACTCCCCCGCTCCTAGAGGGAATGGAAGAGGCCGGGGCCGAGGCGGACAGAAAGACAACACACCTGAATCCACCACTACAACAGCAGGAGGGGACACTCCAAGTGAAGAGGGAGTGGAGTCTAAAACAGGTGGGAGGAAGAAGGGGCTGGAAGAGGAGCAGGAGAACAGTGGGTTCAAGGTTCCCCGGAGGAAGGCTAAGGTTCAGAGGGAAGGGAGACGCAGGGCagcagaggaaggagagaaagaggagaatccTGCATCCACTCCAGCAAAGAGGGGCAGAGCCTCCACTGCACAGGTGAAAAAGATAGCAGAGGAGGAGAGTATGGAGGGACAGAGTGAGAAGATGGAAGAGGCTGGTACTGTGCAGAGGAAAGTCCGAGGCAGGCAGTCGACGGTTCAGATAAAGAAAGAAGAGGAGTCTGTTTTGGACTCTAATTCTGTG GTGCCCCAGACCCCTACAGGTAAGGGCAGAGGTAAGCGTAGGGCCCCTGTGGAATCATCACCTTTTGCCAAGACCCCTCGCTCcgcctctcccctgtcctctctctcctcccctgggACACTGGGCCGAGCTAGGGCCTCCACGCAGTCCTACAAG GTATTGTTTACAGGAGTGGTGGATGAGGAGGGGGGGAAGGTGGTGTCTCGTCTGGGGGGCAGCCTGGCGAAGGGCGTGGCCGACATGACCCACCTGGTGACTGACAGGATCCGACGCACCGTCAAGTTCCTGTGTGCTGTGGCCCGTGGCGTGCCCGTCGTCACCACCGATTGGCTGGATAAG GTACCTGGTGAAGGACAGGGAGCAGGAGAACAAGTTCAGCTTCTGTCTGGAGGAATCACTAAGGACCGCCAGCATCCAACCTCTACTACAG ggatATGA